The Geotrypetes seraphini chromosome 2, aGeoSer1.1, whole genome shotgun sequence genome contains the following window.
AGCACTTTAAAAGAGTTGTTTTGAGTTGTTTCCTAAAGGATAACAATGAAGATATCTGCCATGACTCTAAAGGAAGCATATTCCACCATGTTGGACcaatgataaaagaaaacatttggTAACAATCCTCCTCTACGGTAAATGGATCTGGTAGAATGAGGGTACATCTAGTAACAATCTTTCTTGAGATCATAGGTTTCTACTGAGCGGATTAATTTTCAGACCCTTTGAAATTTTGGCCAGAGCATCATCGTGCAAAGCCGTAAATAACAATAATACtataagattgtgagcctgttaggacagaaagggaaaatacttgagagTACCTGCTTACTAGTCAATgtaatgtaaatcgctttgatttCTGCAGAAGAACTTttgcttttaaaaaaacaacaaagatcactagaaagaaaatggagaaacaaTAAATCTCCTAGAAACTTACAAAAATACAAAGAACAGGCATCGTTTTATAAGCAAAAAATTAATCAATTACTATAACAAAAAAATCATAGAAGctaaaaatccagcagttttataCTCACTAGTGAAATCAGTTTctcctatattaaaaaaaaggtactaATCAAAAAAGCACTCTTACAGTTCAAGAAATCGCGGATTACTTTTCAACCAAAATAAATGCAGTTCGGAATACATTCCAACAAAGTACATCTGTTAAGTCCATAGATAATAACAATTCTTTATCTAATCCTACATCCAAATGCTCTGAATTTAAAATTCTGACAATAAACGACATAGAACTTCTTTTGCATAGAATCAATTTAAAAAGTTCACGAGAGGAAATGATACAACCTTTTTAtcttaaaaaatttttctccTGTTTGGGACCCTTTATCCACTCTTTAGTACAAAACAGTCTTCTCACTGCTTCTTTTCCCTATACCTGGAAAAATCCATCATTATCCCAATTTTGAAAGATTACAAAATTTCTTCAGACGAAATTTCTAATTATCGCCCCATCGCAAATATCCCTTTTTTGGCAAAACTTACCGAGAGACTTGTGTTTGAGCAAATCTCAGATTTTGTCGAATCTACTAATGTTCTCCACCCCCACCAAACTGGTTTTCGAAAATCCCATAATACGGAGTATGCTATGATAGGCTTGACTAATAATATTCATTATTTCCTTGATCATCACAAATCCGTAATTTTAATCTCGCTGGATCTAACTGCCGCCTTCGACACAATTAATCATGAACTATTAATCAATCGTCTGGAATCAATTGGGATCAAAGACCAGGTTTTAAAATGGTTCGTTTCATTTTATCAAATCGCTCATCTATCGTCAGATTCAATGACAGCAAGTCCAAAGTTTACTCTTCAAAATATGGTATCCTGCAGGGTTCAATACTATCTCCccttcttttcaatatattccttTCCCCACTTTTAAATATAGCACAATCACTAGGTTTCACAACATttgcatacgctgatgacattcaactcctcCATCCATTAGATCCTGAAAACAAAGAAGACATTACAACTATCAACAATAAACTTGTAATCATAAAAAACTGGCTCAACACAAATAAATTGGCATTAAACCTCAAAAAAACGAAATCGATGCTTTTTTCTTGGAAAAGGGATATAGCATTAAGCACTCCGTTTTCCATTAACAGCACCGAATTGGAATTGGTCAccactataaaaattttaggcgaCTTCATTGATGATAAACTTACCTATCATGATCATGTTAGCAATATTGTTAAattatgtttttataaattacattCAATTCGTTCACTTGCCAAATTCCTAGAGTCTAAATCtattaatattttaatacattcctTGGTAATATCcaaaatagactattgtaactccctcCTTCTTaatatcactcaaaaagaaaaaagaaggctgcaattaatccaaaatactgccgtgAAACTGATCCACAatgcgaaaaaatatgatcatgttacccctctgttgattaaatcccattggcttctGGTAAGCCACCGCATTActtttaaattactgtttttagtttttaaagcttTGAGttataatgaaccacaatttattaataggTGGTTAATCCCATACAGCACTTCATGATCTCTCCGCTCGACTTCCCACAATCTTCTTTCCGTTCCCTCGATGAAAGTTATAGGAATTAGACGGCACGACATgttttctgtaatggccccccAATCATGGAACCTCCTACCTCAATacattagagaattaaaagatttaccctcatttaaaaaaaccttaaaaacatctttttaaagatgcatatgattccTAGCTTTCTAATTAACAATTTTTATTTAAGTAGCCAAAATTACCCCACCTTTTTGTTCATTCCTtttatgttcttctttctctcctaTTTAAAGATTGTAACTTTCTCCCCATTTTCCCAcacaattcttgtaagttttaaccCACAATATAAAAATCATTTTGTACGTCAGCACCAATATTTTatctgcacatttatattatgtacatcgcttagcaatctaaataagcgattcattaagaacgaataaacttgaacttgaaataaAGATAGCCATAACCATAATAATCGTATTTTAAACTTTGCCCAGGAGTCATAAAAACCAAGACTTCAGATTATCCGGTTTTTATAGGTCCTTATGTAAGCTGTGTAACTGGGGAGTAGAAAAGGGCGAGTTTAAAGTTGTTGTACCTTATTGGATTATGTGGCTTGTTTTCTAATTCTAAAATAGATTGAAATATATAAACTCacttgtcaaaaaaaatggaAGCCAAGATAAATTAATGAGTTGTGGATTAATATGGGTTGGCACTAAATTAGCAATGAGAAAGGGTCTGCCTGTGATGCTGGCACATAGTGATGAGCTGTCAGCAGCAGAAGGATGAGCTGTTCTGCCTCTTGGGGTTGATTAGAGAGACACACACTGAGGGAGTGTAGGAAAGTGGCAGAGTTGGGTGGTGATGCTAGAGAAGAAATGAATTGGGAAGATGAAAAGGAAAATAGAGGGTTTGTAGATAGACAGAAAAAGAAGACATGGAGATGCGAGGTGAAGGGGATGTGATATTAAAAGGAGTGAAGTGGAGGTTTAGATGGGAAGAAATTGAAAGATGTGGGAAAAGCTAAAAAGCCGTGAACAGTAGTGATAATGGGAGAACAGTGAAAGCTGAAGAATGTAGAGAAAAGTGACAAGGGAGATAGAGAGTTCCAGTCCTTGGCAGCACTGTGGTAGAAATATCGGACAAATTTAGATGGGGCAACATCACCTTCTCCTATCACATCCTCATTTATTAAAGTTATGTTCACTACAACATTGCAGTCTTTCAGGAGACCCTAGAGTTTTCTTCTCTCACCTTTCCTCTTTGCTGTTGCTTTGCTTTGCTTTCAGACTTTTCTCCTTTGGAGCTATCtgctaagaagaaaaagaaagttgTGATTAACCCATCAACAGATACTGCCATGGACATTCTCAAAGCCATTACCTCACCTTCAGCACTAAGTTCCAAACCTTCTAAGAAGACAGAAAAGTCATCATTTGGTTCCTCAGGTTTCTCTGCCCACTCTGAAGGGAAAAAGGAGCATCGCAAAGAGCATAGGAAGATGCACAGTGAGGTCTCACACTCCTCTGAAGATGTCCTCCACAAATCCAAAAAGAGCAAATTGCCCTTTCTGAATACAGAGACTCTGACCCTGCGAGAGCCAGATGGCCTGAAAATGAAACTAATCTTGTCTCCGAAGGAGAAAGGTGGGACTGAAGAAGAGGCCTTCCCCTACCCAGGGCCTCCTACTCAGAAGAAGAGCAGCTCCAAGAAAGCCCTGAGGGAAGACCAAGCTACTTTTCTTCTGGCACATGAGCTGTCAGGCTTCACCAAATCTGCACGAAAGAAGCCCAAGACAGAATCACATCTTGCTGAGGACTTTGGCTCTGAAGCCTCATTCTATGCAGATGCACCTGGCTTTGACCTGACAGGACTAGAGACCATGGATACTGGCTCATCCTCTGGTGGGGAGCTGGAGGCTGGAGAGCTGGTGATTGATGACTGCTACCGAGAGgtcaagaaaaagaagaagtccaaaaagagtaaaaagaaaaaagagaaacacagGGAAAAGAAACACCGGGAGGAGAAGCACCGAGAGGAAAAGCACTCCAAGTCAAAGAAAGGGCTGAGCCTGTCCTCAGGGGAGGCAGGCACAGTGGTACCAGTGTCTGGATCCAATGTACAGCCAGCCAACAGTGTGCCCTACACCCTTCCCTCTCCTACGCCACCACCGCCCGTCTTCCACTCAGAAGTGTCCAgcgagaagaagaagaaaaaagaggagaaggagagagaaaaaacagAGAAACTAGAGAAGGTGAGCAGGGGAGGATCTGGTACCTCATGAGAACCTTATATGCTGAGAGTCTAAGTGCTGACTGCTTTTAACTGCTAAGTGGTGGTCCTACAAAGACCCTGAGAATCAGAGGGAGATCAACATAAGATATGTGCTGTTCCAAGCACAATAGTTTTGTGCAAAATTGATGGGGTTATGATTTTTaaaaggggttgatattcaaaagggtttaactaGGCAAGAGAAGTCCTGCctgttttaaaccctgctgagcttGCCATTCCTGGATATACTGTGGCATTTAAGATAGTACCACTGAATAATCCCTCTGACTGTGAAAGCAGACTAGGTTAAATGAATGGCTAAAGTTAGAACAGCtgaaaggctgtcctaactttatctgccAAGTTAATAGTTTACTGGTCTGAAATATCGGACCTTATGTAGTTAACGTCCACATTGCCATActaacccagatattcagtgtcagaGGTCAGAGCCTctgacattgaatatttggggTTGACTTGACCCGCAGCTATGAGTGACAAGCCATGTATGCTGTGGGTTGAATATCGGGCTCAAATTTTCCAAGTATTTTGGGAGTCCAATCAACATTGTAAGAGCTCCAATCACAATTGTTATTaaccattgattttttttttttcctttaaaatctTTTTATATCAATTTCTAAATCAGTGATGGTACATTATGTGATGATAATTTTATTGGGAAAAGTGGAAAAATATGTGAAATAAACTGTAAATAGTGATAATTCTTAAAACCAGAAACATGAGGTCTCAAGTACATGCCATTTGATAAATTAATCAAACCAGAAGAACTCTTCAATAACAATATTCAACTGAATTCAATTTCTGACATATTTTCCACATGCAGCTTCATACCCatttccccacccccataatagctGCAGTCTAGGAGGCTCCCAAACAGAACACTGAGGCTTAGGGTTAAGAACCCTGCTGCAAACCACAGGAGATAATGAATTCCTAAAGGGATACCAATTTTTCTGAAGCTACTTCTCCTTAACTAAGGTCATGTCACCTAACCCATTTTTCCATAGTTAGCAAGGTTATTATTAACGATCCCTGTTGCAAAAAGGAGGGAGCCTCATCAGGTGTTGGCATATTAAAACATGCATATCTGACCATCCTACTAGGCAAGTTAGAAACCACTTGACATAATAGAAACAAACatgcataaaaaaaataattccagtAGAGGAAAGGGGCTCTGACTCTTGTGGGCATAATATGGATTGGATGGGAATATGAGGAGGTGTGTAAATTAGaatacttttttaaattaattctgACAAAATGaggtttcttttcttctttcttttcacaTTCTGAAAAGGGGAGGGGTGTTGGCTCTATAGTTATAGGAATCTCCGGATAGTTTTACACTACAGGCATAAGCAAGCCCCTCTGAGGTTCTCTAAAATGCTCTTCTGAGCCTTGGAaataaaatttaatgaaaaataaaaaccatTTTACTGGATTAGCATAATATATTTCTTGACTAGCTTTTAGAAGCCAATATTCCTTTCCATCAGATCTGAACGAAAAAGATGGTAATTACCAGAAAACAAGTGAATCAAAAAGACCATTTACAATGATACCATGAAAAGGAGAAGGGATGGGAGGTTTAATGATCAGAAGGTGATAGGCAGTGCAGTTTTGTGGCTCATGATTTGGTGAAAACTGAGCATGTAAAACTGTGTAATACTTGCCAGATGAACTGTGTTGATCATGTGAAGGTCATAAGTGATCCACATTTTGAACATCAGAAAGTTTCCTTTTAGCAAGGTGTCTTttacactagagcaggggtagggaactccggtcctcgagagccgtattcctgtcgggttttcaggatttccccaatgtatatgcattgaaagcagtgcatgcaaatagatatcatgcatattcattagggaaatcatgaaaactcgactggaatacggctctagaggaccggagttccctacccctgcactagagggaTTCAGTACTATATACAACAGAGTAGTTATGCAAATGTCTTCAGTGTGAACATAAATGCATTGGACCTGATATTCAGATTGCTGGAGGCAGCAAACCCGGAATATCAGTGTTGGGCCATATCAGGTGACTGGTATTGAATTTCCAGGCTTTTTTTGGCCTCTAGAAACTTAGCCAGTTAAGCCAATATTCATTTATCTGACCAGCCTAACTTTTAACCGATCTATCTGGCCACAAAACATAGCCGGTCAGCCattcctgaccagttaaatagtgctgaatatcaggtgaAATGTCCATAACAGATGTCACAGCATCTatttatctgtctgtctgtcttatcTATCTTTATTCAGATTTCTATAGTCTTAGCCTAATTAAATAAGTTATAGTGAATTACGTGGTCCACTGGGATCCTTTTTGACCTGGCAGCTATGGCCATTTCTTTGATGAAGAACACACATTCCATGCCTTATGTTTCTTCCTCACTGTGCATTAAATTACCTTATAGAATGGTACAACAATTGAGGAGTAGTGCACTTCCTTAGATTCTTATCCTTTTCCCTTTATACATTCTAAGCAGCCTAAGAAGAAAAATATGTCGGCGTATCAGGTGTTCTGCAAGGAGTACCGGATCAACATCGTAGCTGACCACCCTGGGATAGGTAAGAAAGAGATGCTCTGATACTCTTCTTGAATATTAAATATTCCGTGATTGTACTGACTCTCCCTGGGGATATCAGCAGTTAAACCCTTTCTCtagagacaagcaggggatatgcagccacacttgatggtgaagtctctgactgagcctgGTGTGTCGGTGCcctcccctagctatagtaagctttaagcttactgagcatgtgcaggattgccTTACTCCTCAAGCCCCCTCCTCTCCTCCTGCCAGTTTTTTTCTCAGCCGCTCCTGAATGGTCGCAGCTCTCCCCTCTTTTCACTAAAAATTCCAAACAAGATAAATAATTTAACTTGGAGAAAGCCAAAGGGTTTTCTtcattcctccaggacagggcggACATCTTTTCCATGCTGCTATGCTTTCCTCAAAGATCATGGCACATCAGCTTCTATAGCAACTCTGTACGGCTTTCCCAGAAACCATGCCTAACCTTCATGTGGATCTACAAGATGTCACGTATCACTTAttatatcccaggacaagcaggcagcatattcttgactgatgggtgacggcaccgacggagccccggtacggacaattttagagtgattgcactctaagaacttagaaagttctagttaggctgcaccgcgcatgctcgagtgccttcccgcccgacgaaggcgcgcggtccccagtttcttagtttccacggagctaagaagacacgtatttccaacggctgttggaaaattttttctcgccttcccgctcgcgcgtttttTTTCTTGTCGTGAAGTGTTCACgttattattttctttcttttctaaataaaaaaaagtcaatttttttcgacttttttccggtcggccccggcggggcctgttggcaccatcgaagcctcgggcttcgattttgctacggccgtttttcccttcatgcccccctcaccgggttttaagaagtgtcagcggtgtgcacgtcctatttcCCTCTCCGACCCACACAAgaggtgccttcagtgtctgggtccggaccataggactgaaacgtgcacccgctgcagttctctccaaaagagaactctaaagaatcgctaaattcaacagcggattcttttcggtgccgccatGGAAGTTCCCCCGACATCGACACCAacaacttcctccaaatcggcaccggtgacttCGACGCCGCAAGATCCATCCTTggtgtcgcaccctgtaggtaagccggctaagaagccatcccctactgtccttggcccgccagtcgaacaagcagtgagtcaagtcctgcagactgcgcgccggccctgcaaacgctccgctcccattgaagtcactgcctcttcatcggcatcgacttctcctgagcgtcgagctgcactgcaggtaccgagcaagaaaaaagcggtactggtgccatcgggaccgtctttggatgagagaatagcatccatccttcaggtccagcttaaggagcagttacaacacttgctcccggctctacTACCTCCataccttccagtgtcggtacctactgagccttcggtgccgattgTCGAACAGCCTATTCTGTCGGCATCGACATtatcggcaccgcaaaaatctgtcTCTATGCCTATTCTCTCGGCGGAACCGAAGTCTCTTCGACGCACTGCTTACTCGACTTCTGAGCCGGTACCGTTTTCTGACACCCGTACCGCCGTACAGTCACCCGGTACGGTGTCCATGCGATCAGGTAAATCGGTGCGCAAGACCAAGCATGCCAAACCTTCTACTcccctttctcagggccgtctttcatcggtacgggaccctgatttgtgggatgattctgacgaccctctcggtaccgaggcagattattcctcggatgaggatgatccatcggtgcaggatcctgctagtaagccagagcactcgtccttcaccaagtttcttaaggagatgtcagacaccctttccatccccctagagtctgactctaaaaaatccaaggcatttcttgatgctttggattttgaccagcctcctaaagaatttttaaagttgcctctccatgacatcctgagggaaactttttacaaaaatttagaaaccCCTCTAACCGTTCCAGGAGCTCCTAGGAAGATGGAAtcgctttataaagtgattcctattccagggtttgacaaaccccagctgccccatgaatctctactggtggagtcaaccctcaaaaaatcggcaggctctagtgtgtatgcctctgtccctcctggtagagagggcaaggccatggataaatttggcaaaagactTTACCATAATGCGATGTTAgcccaaccgttcaggtaattatgcgtttcacttctctttttacctgaaacatctgattCAACAAGtggcctcttttcaaaagtatcttcctgaccgcaaacttcctgcatttcaacaatgcacttccagtctcctgcaactcaggaagtttatggtcctttccatctatgatacttttgaactcacatcccgagccacgactatgtctgtagcgatgagacgattaacatggcttcgagtctcagaccttgatgtgaaccaccaggaccgccttgccaatgctccctgcctgggtgacgagctgtttggagagtctatggataccaccactcaaaagctctctgcccatgagacgaggtgggataccttgttgaaaaataagaagaagcctcctcctcctcgtccttttAGACAGCAACCTTCatatcagaggcgg
Protein-coding sequences here:
- the HMGXB4 gene encoding HMG domain-containing protein 4 isoform X8; translation: MTPGKRKDSELFFVGTDVHKKKKKHSSEDFYYPDFSPLELSAKKKKKVVINPSTDTAMDILKAITSPSALSSKPSKKTEKSSFGSSGFSAHSEGKKEHRKEHRKMHSEVSHSSEDVLHKSKKSKLPFLNTETLTLREPDGLKMKLILSPKEKGGTEEEAFPYPGPPTQKKSSSKKALREDQATFLLAHELSGFTKSARKKPKTESHLAEDFGSEASFYADAPGFDLTGLETMDTGSSSGGELEAGELVIDDCYREVKKKKKSKKSKKKKEKHREKKHREEKHREEKHSKSKKGLSLSSGEAGTVVPVSGSNVQPANSVPYTLPSPTPPPPVFHSEVSSEKKKKKEEKEREKTEKLEKQPKKKNMSAYQVFCKEYRINIVADHPGIDFGELSKKLAEVWKQLPEKEKLVWKQKAQYIQHKQNKAEATTVKRKPSALEAVSKVKGIAKVGQDVTEGKLQASWTQHVSSSDTASHKAGVMSPHKKSPSSSMTVSSSPAKVPETDPIDVAAHLQLLGESLSLIGHRLQETEGMVAVSGSLSVLLDSIICALGPLACLTAQVPQLNGCPKQVLSNTLDNIAYIMPGL
- the HMGXB4 gene encoding HMG domain-containing protein 4 isoform X5; the protein is MAYDDSRKKEEYLDNDRGIDEPGLVAGRSQREKKRSYKDLLREEEEIAAQDSELFFVGTDVHKKKKKHSSEDFYYPDFSPLELSAKKKKKVVINPSTDTAMDILKAITSPSALSSKPSKKTEKSSFGSSGFSAHSEGKKEHRKEHRKMHSEVSHSSEDVLHKSKKSKLPFLNTETLTLREPDGLKMKLILSPKEKGGTEEEAFPYPGPPTQKKSSSKKALREDQATFLLAHELSGFTKSARKKPKTESHLAEDFGSEASFYADAPGFDLTGLETMDTGSSSGGELEAGELVIDDCYREVKKKKKSKKSKKKKEKHREKKHREEKHREEKHSKSKKGLSLSSGEAGTVVPVSGSNVQPANSVPYTLPSPTPPPPVFHSEVSSEKKKKKEEKEREKTEKLEKQPKKKNMSAYQVFCKEYRINIVADHPGIDFGELSKKLAEVWKQLPEKEKLVWKQKAQYIQHKQNKAEATTVKRKPSALEAVSKVKGQDVTEGKLQASWTQHVSSSDTASHKAGVMSPHKKSPSSSMTVSSSPAKVPETDPIDVAAHLQLLGESLSLIGHRLQETEGMVAVSGSLSVLLDSIICALGPLACLTAQVPQLNGCPKQVLSNTLDNIAYIMPGL
- the HMGXB4 gene encoding HMG domain-containing protein 4 isoform X2; translation: MAYDDSRKKEEYLDNDRGIDEPGLVAGRSQREKKRSYKDLLREEEEIAAQDSELFFVGTDVHKKKKKHSSEDFYYPDFSPLELSAKKKKKVVINPSTDTAMDILKAITSPSALSSKPSKKTEKSSFGSSGFSAHSEGKKEHRKEHRKMHSEVSHSSEDVLHKSKKSKLPFLNTETLTLREPDGLKMKLILSPKEKGGTEEEAFPYPGPPTQKKSSSKKALREDQATFLLAHELSGFTKSARKKPKTESHLAEDFGSEASFYADAPGFDLTGLETMDTGSSSGGELEAGELVIDDCYREVKKKKKSKKSKKKKEKHREKKHREEKHREEKHSKSKKGLSLSSGEAGTVVPVSGSNVQPANSVPYTLPSPTPPPPVFHSEVSSEKKKKKEEKEREKTEKLEKPKKKNMSAYQVFCKEYRINIVADHPGIDFGELSKKLAEVWKQLPEKEKLVWKQKAQYIQHKQNKAEATTVKRKPSALEAVSKVKGIAKVGQDVTEGKLQASWTQHVSSSDTASHKAGVMSPHKKSPSSSMTVSSSPAKVPETDPIDVAAHLQLLGESLSLIGHRLQETEGMVAVSGSLSVLLDSIICALGPLACLTAQVPQLNGCPKQVLSNTLDNIAYIMPGL
- the HMGXB4 gene encoding HMG domain-containing protein 4 isoform X4 gives rise to the protein MAYDDSRKKEEYLDNDRGIDEPGLVAGRSQREKKRSYKDLLREEEEIAAQDSELFFVGTDVHKKKKKHSSEDFYYPDFSPLELSAKKKKKVVINPSTDTAMDILKAITSPSALSSKPSKKTEKSSFGSSGFSAHSEGKKEHRKEHRKMHSEVSHSSEDVLHKSKKSKLPFLNTETLTLREPDGLKMKLILSPKEKGGTEEEAFPYPGPPTQKKSSSKKALREDQATFLLAHELSGFTKSARKKPKTESHLAEDFGSEASFYADAPGFDLTGLETMDTGSSSGGELEAGELVIDDCYREVKKKKKSKKSKKKKEKHREKKHREEKHREEKHSKSKKGLSLSSGEAGTVVPVSGSNVQPANSVPYTLPSPTPPPPVFHSEVSSEKKKKKEEKEREKTEKLEKQPKKKNMSAYQVFCKEYRINIVADHPGIDFGELSKKLAEVWKQLPEKEKLVWKQKAQYIQHKQNKAEATTVKRKPSALEAVSKVKVGQDVTEGKLQASWTQHVSSSDTASHKAGVMSPHKKSPSSSMTVSSSPAKVPETDPIDVAAHLQLLGESLSLIGHRLQETEGMVAVSGSLSVLLDSIICALGPLACLTAQVPQLNGCPKQVLSNTLDNIAYIMPGL
- the HMGXB4 gene encoding HMG domain-containing protein 4 isoform X3; translation: MAYDDSRKKEEYLDNDRGIDEPGLVAGRSQREKKRSYKDLLREEEEIAAQDSELFFVGTDVHKKKKKHSSEDFYYPDFSPLELSAKKKKKVVINPSTDTAMDILKAITSPSALSSKPSKKTEKSSFGSSGFSAHSEGKKEHRKEHRKMHSEVSHSSEDVLHKSKKSKLPFLNTETLTLREPDGLKMKLILSPKEKGGTEEEAFPYPGPPTQKKSSSKKALREDQATFLLAHELSGFTKSARKKPKTESHLAEDFGSEASFYADAPGFDLTGLETMDTGSSSGGELEAGELVIDDCYREVKKKKKSKKSKKKKEKHREKKHREEKHREEKHSKSKKGLSLSSGEAGTVVPVSGSNVQPANSVPYTLPSPTPPPPVFHSEVSSEKKKKKEEKEREKTEKLEKQPKKKNMSAYQVFCKEYRINIVADHPGIDFGELSKKLAEVWKQLPEKEKLVWKQKAQYIQHKQNKAEATTVKRKPSALEAVSKVKGIAKGQDVTEGKLQASWTQHVSSSDTASHKAGVMSPHKKSPSSSMTVSSSPAKVPETDPIDVAAHLQLLGESLSLIGHRLQETEGMVAVSGSLSVLLDSIICALGPLACLTAQVPQLNGCPKQVLSNTLDNIAYIMPGL
- the HMGXB4 gene encoding HMG domain-containing protein 4 isoform X6 encodes the protein MAYDDSRKKEEYLDNDRGIDEPGLVAGRSQREKKRSYKDLLREEEEIAAQDSELFFVGTDVHKKKKKHSSEDFYYPDFSPLELSAKKKKKVVINPSTDTAMDILKAITSPSALSSKPSKKTEKSSFGSSGFSAHSEGKKEHRKEHRKMHSEVSHSSEDVLHKSKKSKLPFLNTETLTLREPDGLKMKLILSPKEKGGTEEEAFPYPGPPTQKKSSSKKALREDQATFLLAHELSGFTKSARKKPKTESHLAEDFGSEASFYADAPGFDLTGLETMDTGSSSGGELEAGELVIDDCYREVKKKKKSKKSKKKKEKHREKKHREEKHREEKHSKSKKGLSLSSGEAGTVVPVSGSNVQPANSVPYTLPSPTPPPPVFHSEVSSEKKKKKEEKEREKTEKLEKQPKKKNMSAYQVFCKEYRINIVADHPGIDFGELSKKLAEVWKQLPEKEKLVWKQKAQYIQHKQNKAEATTVKRKPSALEAVSKVKGIAKAGVMSPHKKSPSSSMTVSSSPAKVPETDPIDVAAHLQLLGESLSLIGHRLQETEGMVAVSGSLSVLLDSIICALGPLACLTAQVPQLNGCPKQVLSNTLDNIAYIMPGL
- the HMGXB4 gene encoding HMG domain-containing protein 4 isoform X1, whose amino-acid sequence is MAYDDSRKKEEYLDNDRGIDEPGLVAGRSQREKKRSYKDLLREEEEIAAQDSELFFVGTDVHKKKKKHSSEDFYYPDFSPLELSAKKKKKVVINPSTDTAMDILKAITSPSALSSKPSKKTEKSSFGSSGFSAHSEGKKEHRKEHRKMHSEVSHSSEDVLHKSKKSKLPFLNTETLTLREPDGLKMKLILSPKEKGGTEEEAFPYPGPPTQKKSSSKKALREDQATFLLAHELSGFTKSARKKPKTESHLAEDFGSEASFYADAPGFDLTGLETMDTGSSSGGELEAGELVIDDCYREVKKKKKSKKSKKKKEKHREKKHREEKHREEKHSKSKKGLSLSSGEAGTVVPVSGSNVQPANSVPYTLPSPTPPPPVFHSEVSSEKKKKKEEKEREKTEKLEKQPKKKNMSAYQVFCKEYRINIVADHPGIDFGELSKKLAEVWKQLPEKEKLVWKQKAQYIQHKQNKAEATTVKRKPSALEAVSKVKGIAKVGQDVTEGKLQASWTQHVSSSDTASHKAGVMSPHKKSPSSSMTVSSSPAKVPETDPIDVAAHLQLLGESLSLIGHRLQETEGMVAVSGSLSVLLDSIICALGPLACLTAQVPQLNGCPKQVLSNTLDNIAYIMPGL
- the HMGXB4 gene encoding HMG domain-containing protein 4 isoform X7, which translates into the protein MAYDDSRKKEEYLDNDRGIDEPGLVAGRSQREKKRSYKDLLREEEEIAAQDSELFFVGTDVHKKKKKHSSEDFYYPDFSPLELSAKKKKKVVINPSTDTAMDILKAITSPSALSSKPSKKTEKSSFGSSGFSAHSEGKKEHRKEHRKMHSEVSHSSEDVLHKSKKSKLPFLNTETLTLREPDGLKMKLILSPKEKGGTEEEAFPYPGPPTQKKSSSKKALREDQATFLLAHELSGFTKSARKKPKTESHLAEDFGSEASFYADAPGFDLTGLETMDTGSSSGGELEAGELVIDDCYREVKKKKKSKKSKKKKEKHREKKHREEKHREEKHSKSKKGLSLSSGEAGTVVPVSGSNVQPANSVPYTLPSPTPPPPVFHSEVSSEKKKKKEEKEREKTEKLEKQPKKKNMSAYQVFCKEYRINIVADHPGIDFGELSKKLAEVWKQLPEKEKLVWKQKAQYIQHKQNKAEATTVKRKPSALEAVSKVKAGVMSPHKKSPSSSMTVSSSPAKVPETDPIDVAAHLQLLGESLSLIGHRLQETEGMVAVSGSLSVLLDSIICALGPLACLTAQVPQLNGCPKQVLSNTLDNIAYIMPGL